One Streptomyces sp. CNQ-509 DNA window includes the following coding sequences:
- a CDS encoding acyl-CoA dehydrogenase family protein: MNWADTPEQAAFREEVRAFVRDRFPPAYVPDPEAEQSLEPEDVWGYNWPVDRLSDDPARREGARAWAAALAERGWIAPHWPAEYGGAGLPALEEFVLQEEMMRARVPTVNGIGAFLLGPTLLEHGTAAQRAAHLPPIARGEVTWAQGFSEPGSGSDLASLRTRAVREGDEATGTYTVNGQKVWTSLGQYADWLFVLVRTDPEAAKPHRGITFLLIDATAPGVTIRPITDIRGAAPFCEIFFEDVRVPAADRVGEENRGWYVAMTALSFERAGIGATIKYEQALSELVGYVGSDEGRAYLRADTGAALRREIARRHTEIRVQYNLARYTVSKQAAGGVPGYEASVNQLFGAELHQRLARTGAAAFGRSAQLWQRRDAPLGGVFTHMSRDSVASTFLGGASEIQRDVIATRGLNLPRSR, encoded by the coding sequence GTGAACTGGGCGGACACCCCGGAGCAGGCGGCCTTCCGGGAGGAGGTGCGCGCCTTCGTGCGTGACCGCTTCCCGCCTGCCTATGTGCCGGACCCCGAGGCCGAGCAGAGCCTCGAACCCGAGGACGTCTGGGGCTACAACTGGCCGGTCGACCGGCTCTCCGACGACCCGGCGCGGCGCGAGGGGGCCCGCGCGTGGGCGGCGGCCCTCGCCGAGCGCGGGTGGATAGCGCCGCACTGGCCGGCCGAGTACGGCGGCGCGGGACTGCCGGCGCTGGAGGAGTTCGTCCTCCAGGAGGAGATGATGCGCGCCCGCGTCCCGACCGTGAACGGGATCGGCGCCTTCCTGCTCGGCCCGACGCTCCTGGAGCACGGCACCGCCGCGCAGCGCGCCGCACACCTGCCGCCGATCGCCCGCGGCGAGGTTACCTGGGCGCAGGGCTTCTCGGAGCCGGGCTCCGGCTCCGACCTCGCCTCGCTGCGCACCCGGGCGGTCCGCGAGGGCGACGAGGCCACCGGCACGTACACGGTGAACGGGCAGAAGGTGTGGACCTCGCTCGGGCAGTACGCGGACTGGCTGTTCGTGCTCGTACGCACCGATCCGGAGGCGGCGAAGCCGCACCGCGGCATCACGTTCCTGCTGATCGACGCGACCGCTCCCGGGGTGACCATCCGCCCGATCACCGACATCCGCGGGGCGGCGCCGTTCTGCGAGATTTTCTTCGAGGACGTCCGGGTGCCGGCGGCCGACCGGGTCGGCGAGGAGAACCGCGGCTGGTACGTCGCGATGACCGCGCTGAGCTTCGAACGGGCCGGCATCGGCGCCACGATCAAGTACGAGCAGGCGCTGTCGGAGCTCGTCGGCTACGTCGGCTCCGACGAGGGCCGCGCGTACCTCAGGGCCGACACCGGGGCCGCGCTGCGCCGGGAGATCGCCCGCCGCCACACCGAGATCCGGGTGCAGTACAACCTCGCCCGCTACACGGTGTCCAAGCAGGCGGCCGGCGGGGTGCCCGGCTACGAGGCGTCGGTCAACCAGCTCTTCGGCGCGGAGCTGCACCAGCGCCTGGCCCGTACCGGCGCCGCGGCCTTCGGCCGGTCCGCCCAGCTCTGGCAGCGCCGCGACGCCCCGCTCGGCGGCGTCTTCACCCACATGTCGCGCGACTCCGTCGCGTCCACCTTCCTCGGCGGCGCGTCGGAGATCCAGCGCGACGTCATCGCCACCCGGGGCCTGAACCTGCCTCGCAGCCGATAA
- a CDS encoding PP2C family protein-serine/threonine phosphatase, whose protein sequence is MQRALLRAGHLATFEQMPLLVAQHARTAGLHRARIFVADLQGEVLREVTGRGSDAGRGGQEFRILTTVPGTAYTETRLITVRTEEHGRFRQWIPLLNGAERLGVLSVDTDHSNDADLEAVQDLTSLVSLLLASKRTNSDAYARLIRTTSMTVSAEMQWPLMPPRSFSNDRVTLAAAMEPAYTTAGDAFDYGIAGETTYLAILDAMGHDTAAGLTANLAMATFRNQRRQGVSLPDTCAAIEDVLIAHYTHTRYATGILAELDMVTGVLTWVNCGHHSPVLVRGGRWTSELSCPPSHPLGTDLGLPVHACEVQLEPGDRVLLYTDGITEARDADGREFGRERFVDFVIRHQSDALPVPETLRRLIHAVLDYHDGKLDDDATVLLCQWHGNIDRLPAATYPPT, encoded by the coding sequence ATGCAGCGCGCGCTCCTGCGTGCCGGCCATCTGGCCACCTTCGAACAGATGCCCCTGCTGGTCGCCCAGCACGCCAGGACCGCGGGACTGCACCGGGCGAGGATCTTCGTGGCCGACCTCCAGGGGGAAGTGCTGCGGGAGGTGACCGGGCGCGGTTCCGACGCCGGGCGGGGCGGCCAGGAGTTCCGGATCCTCACCACCGTGCCCGGGACCGCCTATACCGAGACCCGGCTGATCACGGTCCGGACCGAGGAGCACGGCCGGTTCCGGCAGTGGATCCCCCTGCTGAACGGCGCCGAACGCCTGGGGGTGCTGAGCGTCGACACCGACCACAGCAACGACGCGGACCTGGAGGCGGTCCAGGACCTGACCTCCCTGGTGTCCCTGCTGCTGGCGAGCAAGCGAACCAACAGCGACGCCTACGCCCGGCTGATCCGGACCACGAGCATGACGGTTTCCGCGGAGATGCAGTGGCCCCTCATGCCGCCCCGGAGCTTCTCCAACGACCGGGTCACGCTCGCCGCGGCCATGGAACCCGCCTACACCACCGCCGGAGACGCCTTCGACTACGGCATCGCCGGCGAGACCACCTACCTGGCGATCCTGGACGCCATGGGCCACGACACCGCCGCCGGGCTCACCGCCAACCTGGCCATGGCCACCTTCCGCAACCAGCGCCGTCAGGGCGTCAGCCTGCCCGATACGTGCGCGGCCATCGAGGACGTGCTCATCGCCCACTACACCCACACCCGCTACGCGACCGGAATCCTGGCCGAACTCGACATGGTCACCGGGGTACTGACCTGGGTCAACTGCGGTCACCACTCCCCGGTTCTGGTCCGGGGCGGACGCTGGACGTCGGAACTGTCGTGTCCGCCGTCGCACCCCCTGGGCACCGACCTCGGCCTCCCGGTCCACGCGTGCGAGGTGCAACTGGAGCCGGGAGACCGGGTTTTGCTGTACACCGACGGCATCACCGAGGCACGGGACGCCGACGGCCGGGAGTTCGGGCGCGAACGCTTCGTCGATTTCGTCATCCGCCACCAGAGCGACGCCCTGCCCGTACCCGAGACGCTGCGCCGCCTCATCCACGCCGTCCTCGACTACCACGACGGGAAGCTCGACGATGACGCGACCGTCCTGCTCTGCCAGTGGCACGGCAACATCGACCGGCTGCCCGCCGCCACCTACCCACCCACCTGA
- a CDS encoding helix-turn-helix domain-containing protein, with product MATAPESHTGWTFLTNHARILAVIADNPSVRIRDIAAHCRLTERACQRIIADLEQAGYLSRTRHGRTNTYRIQEDVPLRHPAESGLTVATLLALLARHEAPGIRPDPAPPALPHPPPDDPGGQT from the coding sequence ATGGCTACCGCACCCGAATCCCACACCGGCTGGACCTTCCTCACCAACCACGCCCGCATCCTGGCCGTGATCGCCGACAACCCCTCGGTGCGGATCCGTGACATAGCGGCACATTGCCGGCTCACCGAGCGCGCCTGCCAGCGGATCATCGCCGACCTGGAGCAGGCCGGCTATCTCTCCCGCACCCGGCACGGCCGCACCAACACCTACCGCATCCAGGAGGACGTTCCTCTGCGCCACCCGGCCGAGTCCGGCCTGACCGTGGCCACCCTCCTGGCCCTCCTGGCGCGGCACGAAGCGCCCGGGATCCGGCCGGACCCCGCGCCCCCGGCCCTCCCCCACCCACCACCGGACGATCCCGGTGGGCAGACGTAG
- a CDS encoding ANTAR domain-containing protein, producing MADNDTTAQPSPQPAGEPGTALGELPPWVRHRLAELSEENAQLKQAIRTRPVVDQARGVLMAVLDGDADDAWQVLRQTSQHANVPLRDVASWVVSSTGGTPMCDDLRVPMRKAIERVWRQRDGEGSRRTASAS from the coding sequence GTGGCCGACAACGACACCACCGCTCAGCCATCACCGCAGCCGGCGGGAGAGCCCGGCACGGCCCTCGGCGAGCTGCCGCCGTGGGTCCGCCACCGGCTGGCCGAGTTGAGCGAGGAGAACGCCCAGCTCAAACAGGCCATCCGGACCAGGCCGGTGGTCGATCAGGCCCGCGGGGTTCTGATGGCCGTCCTCGATGGCGATGCCGACGACGCCTGGCAGGTGCTCCGTCAGACCTCCCAGCACGCGAACGTCCCTCTGCGCGACGTGGCCTCGTGGGTGGTTTCCTCCACCGGGGGCACACCGATGTGCGATGACCTGCGGGTTCCGATGCGCAAGGCGATCGAGCGGGTGTGGAGGCAGCGAGATGGTGAAGGCAGCAGACGCACCGCATCTGCTTCTTGA
- a CDS encoding SigB/SigF/SigG family RNA polymerase sigma factor, with translation MAHVRARSGKHPHDDAPDTSAQFRRLSGMPEGPEKKALRQDVVRAWMPMAQRLARQFRNRGEALEDLEQVAHLGLVKAVRRYDPARGNAFESYAVPTIVGELKRHFRDHMWGVHVPRRVQELRNRVRSASMALATTADDRFPPAADIAEEAGLTEDEVRTGLQALESYATLSLDATLTDAEDGYSLADTVATTEPGFDRAVDRAAARPHLSRLPEREREILYLRFFRDMTQSSIAEHLGISQMHVSRLISNTCERVYARVEMDRTAA, from the coding sequence GTGGCGCATGTCCGGGCAAGGAGCGGGAAACACCCGCACGACGACGCACCCGACACCTCCGCACAGTTCCGCCGGCTCTCCGGCATGCCGGAAGGGCCGGAGAAGAAGGCGCTGCGACAGGACGTCGTACGCGCCTGGATGCCGATGGCGCAGCGGCTCGCCCGCCAGTTCAGAAACCGCGGCGAAGCGCTGGAAGACCTCGAACAGGTCGCACACCTCGGCCTGGTCAAGGCCGTCCGGCGATACGACCCGGCGCGCGGCAACGCTTTCGAGAGCTACGCCGTGCCGACGATCGTCGGTGAACTCAAGCGCCATTTCCGCGACCACATGTGGGGCGTCCACGTGCCCCGCCGGGTCCAGGAACTGCGCAACCGCGTCCGCAGCGCGAGCATGGCACTGGCCACCACCGCCGACGACCGCTTCCCGCCGGCCGCGGACATCGCCGAGGAGGCCGGCCTCACCGAGGACGAGGTACGTACCGGTCTGCAGGCCCTGGAGAGCTACGCCACCCTCTCCCTCGACGCCACCCTGACCGACGCCGAGGACGGCTACTCGCTCGCCGACACCGTCGCCACCACCGAACCCGGCTTCGACCGGGCCGTCGACCGCGCAGCCGCACGACCCCACCTGAGCCGGCTGCCGGAACGCGAACGCGAAATCCTCTACCTCCGCTTCTTCCGCGACATGACCCAAAGCAGCATCGCCGAACACCTCGGTATCTCCCAGATGCACGTCTCCCGCCTGATCAGCAACACCTGCGAGCGGGTGTACGCGCGCGTGGAAATGGACCGGACCGCCGCGTAG
- a CDS encoding ThuA domain-containing protein, translating to MRYARQGVHRALLAVAAIGLVATSAVPAEAKSEPKVLIYTGTTGYRHAGSIDGGIGPIQKALDRAGISSVREDCDGLGGAVGNCDHPDANPRVFTPENLAQYDAIFLFNSSSQWLGGGRPGPLWDEEQRAAIRGFVNAGGGIAANHNAVDMGAGVTTWDWWDGAAGSAVGTLMTGHAASDLNNVATVRVEDRRHPSTRNLPKEFGFGDEHYNFARSVRGDAHVLATLDEETYEPGPNAMGEDHPISWCKQYDGGRIWVTGMGHFAESYSENGGNNNLVKHLTGGIGWAAGIGGGSKCTP from the coding sequence ATGCGTTACGCACGACAAGGCGTGCACCGTGCGTTGTTGGCGGTGGCGGCGATCGGGCTCGTCGCGACATCGGCCGTACCTGCCGAGGCCAAGTCCGAGCCGAAGGTCCTGATCTACACCGGGACGACCGGGTACCGCCACGCCGGCTCGATCGACGGCGGCATCGGCCCGATCCAGAAAGCGCTGGATCGGGCCGGGATCTCATCGGTACGAGAGGACTGCGACGGCCTCGGCGGGGCCGTCGGCAACTGCGACCACCCGGACGCGAACCCCCGCGTCTTCACCCCGGAGAACCTGGCCCAGTACGACGCGATCTTCCTCTTCAACTCCTCGTCGCAGTGGCTCGGCGGGGGCCGCCCGGGCCCGCTGTGGGACGAGGAGCAGCGCGCCGCGATCAGGGGGTTCGTCAACGCCGGCGGCGGCATCGCCGCCAACCACAACGCGGTCGACATGGGCGCCGGCGTCACCACCTGGGACTGGTGGGACGGCGCGGCCGGCAGCGCGGTCGGCACGCTCATGACCGGCCACGCCGCCAGCGACCTGAACAACGTCGCCACGGTGCGTGTCGAGGACCGCCGCCACCCGTCGACGCGCAACCTCCCGAAGGAGTTCGGCTTCGGAGACGAGCACTACAACTTCGCCCGCAGCGTACGCGGCGACGCGCACGTGCTGGCAACGCTCGACGAGGAGACATACGAGCCGGGCCCCAACGCGATGGGTGAGGACCACCCGATCTCCTGGTGCAAGCAGTACGACGGCGGCCGCATCTGGGTCACCGGCATGGGCCACTTCGCCGAGTCCTACTCGGAGAACGGCGGGAACAACAACCTCGTCAAGCACCTCACCGGAGGCATCGGCTGGGCCGCCGGCATAGGCGGTGGAAGCAAGTGCACGCCGTGA
- a CDS encoding serine/threonine-protein kinase: MITMTSGPSANLFRPLEQSDPAVVGGYRLAAVLGTGGMGKVYLSYTPGGRPIAIKVIRPEFSEDPEFRRRFQREVQSAQRVQGLYTAPVIDSDTEGAQPWLATAYVPGPSLAHAVAQHGALPLRSVLLLSVGVAEALHVIHGAGIVHRDLKPANVLLASDGPRVIDFGIARAAETTALTGTGVSVGTPSFMAPEQAAAGTVSKATDIFALGQIAAYAAIGSPAYGEGPSHAVLYRIVHEDPDLSRVPAELLPLVTRCLTRDPDGRPSLTEIIEQCHEISPEPLRQGEDWLPQAVVGSITERLRLPEPAKTPPPQPTAAPTPAQAAPQHPPTEFAPQHPAPAPGQMTPHPQAAFSPTAAAPTQSAPGVPGAPPPPGHPMQPPPGYRTPPPGYRTPPPGARPPYAAPPPPKKKRTGLIVAASVVGALVVLGIIGSLLPDGSDKDNESKPPASSSTGGGSHSSGEGAASDAEKKPVDPEPVTYEGVDVTQNYALNLADNPPRPEEGDVAYSGKDLYYYVDTLFSDSWIGTDNGKFILLNNSEQGSLETCRAETRFTEKITLDQVGDGSQFCVLSDAGHIAVATYRGKRESGDASYVTFDLTIWRNAEEPTTED; encoded by the coding sequence ATGATCACCATGACCAGTGGACCTTCGGCGAACCTTTTCCGGCCGCTCGAGCAGAGCGACCCGGCCGTCGTCGGTGGTTACCGGCTCGCCGCCGTGCTCGGCACGGGCGGGATGGGCAAGGTGTACCTCTCCTACACACCCGGCGGCCGGCCCATCGCGATCAAGGTGATCCGGCCCGAGTTCAGTGAGGACCCCGAGTTCCGGCGGCGCTTCCAGCGGGAGGTCCAGTCCGCCCAGCGGGTGCAGGGCCTGTACACCGCGCCGGTCATCGACTCCGACACAGAGGGCGCCCAGCCCTGGCTGGCCACGGCGTACGTACCGGGTCCCTCCCTCGCGCACGCCGTGGCGCAGCACGGCGCGCTGCCGCTGCGCAGTGTGCTGCTGCTGTCCGTCGGCGTCGCCGAGGCGTTGCACGTCATCCACGGTGCGGGCATCGTCCACCGCGACCTCAAGCCCGCCAACGTGCTGCTCGCCTCCGACGGTCCGCGCGTGATCGACTTCGGCATCGCGCGCGCCGCCGAGACCACCGCGCTGACCGGCACCGGGGTGAGCGTGGGCACCCCGTCGTTCATGGCGCCGGAGCAGGCGGCGGCGGGGACGGTCAGCAAGGCGACGGACATCTTCGCCCTCGGCCAGATCGCGGCCTACGCGGCGATCGGCTCACCGGCGTACGGCGAAGGGCCCTCGCACGCGGTGCTCTACCGGATCGTGCACGAGGACCCCGATCTCAGCCGGGTGCCCGCGGAGTTGCTGCCCCTGGTGACGCGCTGTCTGACGCGCGACCCGGACGGCAGGCCCAGCCTGACGGAGATCATCGAGCAGTGCCACGAGATCTCGCCGGAACCGCTGCGGCAGGGCGAGGACTGGCTGCCCCAGGCGGTCGTGGGCTCGATCACCGAGCGGCTGCGGCTGCCGGAACCGGCGAAGACCCCGCCGCCCCAGCCGACCGCCGCGCCGACCCCGGCGCAGGCCGCGCCGCAGCACCCGCCGACCGAGTTCGCACCGCAGCATCCGGCACCGGCACCGGGCCAGATGACGCCGCACCCGCAGGCCGCGTTCTCCCCGACCGCCGCCGCGCCGACGCAGAGCGCGCCGGGGGTCCCCGGAGCGCCGCCGCCGCCCGGGCACCCGATGCAGCCCCCGCCCGGATACCGCACGCCCCCTCCCGGCTACCGCACCCCGCCGCCGGGTGCCCGTCCGCCCTACGCGGCCCCGCCGCCACCCAAGAAGAAGCGGACCGGGCTGATCGTCGCCGCCTCCGTGGTGGGGGCGCTCGTGGTCCTCGGGATCATCGGCTCGCTGCTGCCGGACGGCTCCGACAAGGACAACGAGAGCAAGCCGCCCGCGAGCAGCAGCACCGGCGGCGGCTCGCACAGTTCGGGTGAGGGGGCGGCCTCGGACGCGGAGAAGAAGCCGGTCGACCCGGAGCCGGTCACGTACGAGGGCGTCGACGTGACGCAGAACTACGCCCTCAACCTCGCCGACAACCCTCCGCGGCCGGAGGAAGGCGACGTGGCCTACAGCGGCAAGGACTTGTACTACTACGTCGACACCCTCTTCTCGGACTCCTGGATCGGCACCGACAACGGGAAGTTCATCCTGCTGAACAACTCGGAGCAGGGCTCCCTGGAGACCTGCCGTGCGGAGACCCGCTTCACCGAGAAGATCACTCTCGACCAGGTCGGCGACGGCTCGCAGTTCTGCGTGCTCAGCGACGCGGGCCATATCGCGGTGGCGACGTACCGCGGGAAGCGGGAGTCGGGTGACGCGTCGTACGTCACCTTCGACCTGACGATCTGGCGCAACGCGGAGGAACCCACCACGGAGGACTAG
- a CDS encoding DNA polymerase ligase N-terminal domain-containing protein: MGKRDELRTCREKRHFDRTSEPGGEPAARGEAAPGDADGPAFVVQIHDASTVHFDFRLEVGGVLKSWAVPKGPSTDPHDKRLAIPTEDHPLAYLGFEGVIPEGEYGGGTVIVWDTGTYRPLSHGRRGQPVPFGQAIDDGHAAFELHGRKLCGRYALTRFRGGAPGGGSGEKPMWLLVRTGSGRGTGGTPDPRRARSARSGLTLRQVAESPDAPRWHQDGGRRG, translated from the coding sequence GTGGGCAAGAGGGACGAGCTGCGGACCTGCCGCGAGAAGCGGCACTTCGACAGGACGAGCGAGCCGGGCGGCGAACCCGCCGCGCGCGGCGAAGCCGCGCCGGGTGACGCGGACGGGCCGGCGTTCGTGGTGCAGATCCACGACGCGAGCACCGTGCACTTCGACTTCCGCCTGGAGGTCGGCGGCGTCCTGAAGTCCTGGGCGGTCCCCAAGGGGCCCTCCACCGATCCCCACGACAAGAGGCTCGCCATCCCCACCGAGGACCACCCCCTGGCCTACCTGGGGTTCGAGGGCGTGATCCCCGAGGGGGAGTACGGCGGCGGCACCGTCATCGTCTGGGACACCGGCACCTATCGCCCGCTCAGCCACGGCAGGCGCGGGCAGCCGGTGCCGTTCGGGCAGGCCATCGACGACGGCCACGCCGCCTTCGAGCTGCACGGCCGGAAGCTGTGCGGCCGGTACGCGCTCACCCGCTTCCGCGGCGGCGCCCCGGGCGGCGGCTCCGGTGAGAAGCCGATGTGGCTGCTCGTACGGACCGGATCCGGGCGCGGCACCGGCGGCACGCCGGACCCGCGGCGGGCCCGCTCCGCCCGCAGCGGCCTCACGCTGCGCCAGGTCGCCGAGTCGCCCGACGCGCCCCGGTGGCACCAGGACGGCGGCCGGCGCGGGTGA
- a CDS encoding helix-turn-helix domain-containing protein, which produces MLRIHFTDVDLARTRLAPAPDPMFEIAASLHRLQSRGGRWAYAGWYRSARQRLREAGLERVLRSVLLPLYPRAAYFPDFLTPADAVNGLDAGLESILDTPPRRVVEEMTILDRTVGAPAWAGQLAGREERKEFAGILRAYFDGVVAPHAEQVQARIEAERAARCRGLLDGGVEGMLAGLRPMLRWSPPVLEVAYPRQAEDRDLYLNGRGLTLVPSYFNWGEPVAFADPGLPPVVWYSLLHEPEARSVTDGAPEQSLTNLFGRARAVALRAASAGATTGEIARAAGVSASAASRHATALRDAGLITTVRHGPAVLHTLTPTGASVLRAAMRRAEDDVTGTAV; this is translated from the coding sequence GTGCTCCGCATTCACTTCACCGATGTGGACCTGGCGAGGACCCGGCTCGCCCCCGCTCCGGACCCCATGTTCGAGATCGCCGCGAGTCTGCACCGGCTGCAGTCCCGCGGGGGCCGGTGGGCCTACGCCGGCTGGTACCGCTCGGCACGGCAACGGCTGCGGGAGGCGGGGCTGGAGCGGGTGCTGCGGAGTGTCCTGCTGCCCCTGTACCCAAGGGCCGCGTACTTCCCGGACTTCCTCACTCCGGCGGATGCGGTGAACGGCCTGGACGCCGGACTGGAGTCGATCCTGGACACGCCTCCGCGACGGGTCGTCGAGGAGATGACCATCCTCGACCGTACCGTCGGAGCACCCGCGTGGGCCGGGCAACTGGCCGGACGGGAGGAGCGCAAGGAGTTCGCGGGCATCCTGCGCGCGTACTTCGACGGCGTCGTCGCTCCCCACGCGGAGCAGGTGCAGGCGCGGATCGAGGCCGAGCGGGCGGCACGCTGCCGCGGGCTCCTCGACGGCGGAGTGGAGGGCATGCTCGCGGGACTCAGACCCATGCTGCGCTGGTCCCCGCCCGTCCTGGAGGTCGCCTACCCCAGGCAGGCCGAGGACCGGGACCTCTATCTGAACGGCCGCGGACTCACCCTCGTCCCTTCGTACTTCAACTGGGGCGAGCCGGTCGCCTTCGCCGACCCGGGACTGCCGCCCGTGGTCTGGTACTCCCTGCTCCACGAGCCCGAAGCCCGCTCCGTGACCGACGGCGCCCCCGAGCAGTCCCTCACCAACCTGTTCGGGCGCGCCCGGGCGGTCGCCCTGCGCGCCGCGTCCGCGGGTGCCACGACCGGCGAGATCGCCCGCGCTGCTGGCGTTTCGGCCTCCGCCGCCAGCAGGCACGCCACCGCGCTGCGCGACGCCGGCCTCATCACCACCGTTCGGCACGGCCCGGCCGTGCTGCACACCCTCACGCCCACGGGCGCATCGGTGCTGCGCGCCGCCATGCGCCGGGCCGAGGACGACGTCACGGGCACCGCCGTCTGA
- a CDS encoding peptidoglycan-binding protein yields the protein MPARGDLRGPGVPASRGERRRLCERCGAHYRVLFDLRPPAFGGHPDPEARSRPEIRRGSTAVRHAQCLLRNGAGYVNVEIDGIFGRITETATKDAQSRCGAAVDGIIGPDPWRCLHAFNR from the coding sequence GTGCCCGCACGGGGAGATCTACGAGGGCCGGGGGTTCCGGCGAGCAGAGGGGAACGCCGCCGGCTATGTGAACGGTGTGGGGCGCACTACCGGGTTCTATTCGATCTGCGGCCTCCTGCGTTCGGAGGACACCCCGACCCCGAGGCCCGGAGCCGCCCGGAGATCCGGCGCGGTTCCACCGCGGTCAGGCACGCGCAGTGCCTGCTCAGGAATGGGGCGGGCTACGTCAACGTGGAGATCGACGGGATCTTCGGCCGCATCACCGAGACGGCCACGAAGGACGCGCAGAGCCGGTGCGGCGCAGCCGTCGACGGCATCATCGGTCCCGACCCCTGGCGCTGTCTGCACGCGTTCAACCGCTAA
- a CDS encoding AMP-binding protein, whose protein sequence is MRNEALASLVLGDVLRERAETHRTETFLKFREGEVTYGEVDSMADRVAQGLATAGIDRGDHVGVMLPNCADFIHVIFALARLGAVAVPINVGYRGELLRHVLHSSDASALIIDAPYADRLPEVARHLPDLGRLIVRTEGASDVRLGALGKPAATLSSLLSNGVEAPRVDVGFGDLQAIMYTSGTTGPSKGAMIPHALALTCALDSLDFLDRWGKTTYCPLPLFHAAGLWDGVMSALLAGGAIAIVERFSASRFWDDVRLFDAQVAMSVFSMIPILLNQPRTERDKEHPLETFYMGKSSLDEPLWERFGVRSVETYTSTEVGIATASPYGEWRLGSCGQAHEERFEVAVVDEWDREVGADEPGELVVRPRQPFVITTGYYGAPEATADCFRNMWFHTGDRVWRDADGYFYFLDRMKDAIRRRGENISAFDLECEVNLHPSILESAAIGVPSELGDEDVKLAVVLQPGAALEPAELVAFCAERLPRSMVPRYIEFIDALPRTPTDKVAKYRLRAEGDHGLTPGTWDREETP, encoded by the coding sequence ATGCGGAACGAAGCGCTGGCGAGCCTCGTCCTCGGTGACGTACTCCGAGAGCGGGCCGAAACCCATCGGACAGAGACCTTCCTCAAATTCCGCGAGGGCGAGGTCACTTACGGCGAGGTCGACTCGATGGCCGACCGCGTGGCCCAGGGACTGGCCACCGCGGGCATCGACCGGGGCGACCACGTCGGCGTGATGCTCCCCAACTGCGCCGACTTCATCCACGTGATCTTCGCGCTGGCCCGGCTGGGCGCCGTCGCCGTGCCGATCAACGTCGGCTACCGCGGCGAACTGCTCCGGCACGTCCTGCACTCCTCCGACGCCTCGGCGCTGATCATCGACGCGCCGTACGCCGACAGACTCCCGGAGGTGGCCCGGCACCTGCCCGACCTGGGCCGCCTCATCGTACGGACGGAAGGCGCGTCCGACGTCCGGCTCGGCGCGCTCGGCAAGCCCGCCGCGACGCTGTCCAGCCTGCTGTCCAACGGCGTGGAGGCACCGCGCGTCGACGTCGGCTTCGGCGACCTCCAGGCGATCATGTACACCTCGGGCACCACGGGTCCCTCCAAGGGCGCGATGATCCCGCACGCTCTGGCGCTGACCTGCGCGCTGGACTCGCTCGACTTCCTCGACCGCTGGGGCAAGACGACGTACTGCCCGCTGCCCCTGTTCCACGCCGCCGGACTCTGGGACGGCGTGATGTCGGCGCTCCTCGCCGGCGGGGCCATCGCCATCGTCGAGCGCTTCAGCGCCTCGCGCTTCTGGGATGACGTGCGCCTGTTCGACGCGCAGGTCGCCATGAGCGTCTTCTCGATGATCCCGATCCTGCTCAACCAGCCGCGCACCGAGCGCGACAAGGAACACCCGCTGGAGACCTTCTACATGGGCAAGTCGAGCCTCGACGAGCCGCTGTGGGAACGTTTCGGCGTCCGCTCGGTGGAGACGTACACCAGCACGGAGGTCGGGATCGCCACCGCCAGCCCGTACGGCGAGTGGCGGCTCGGCTCGTGCGGGCAGGCCCACGAGGAGCGGTTCGAGGTGGCGGTGGTCGACGAGTGGGACCGCGAAGTCGGGGCGGACGAGCCCGGCGAACTGGTCGTACGGCCCAGGCAGCCGTTCGTCATCACCACGGGGTACTACGGCGCCCCCGAGGCCACCGCCGACTGCTTCCGCAACATGTGGTTCCACACCGGGGACCGCGTGTGGCGCGACGCCGACGGCTACTTCTACTTCCTCGACCGGATGAAGGACGCCATCCGGCGCCGCGGCGAGAACATCTCGGCCTTCGACCTGGAGTGCGAGGTCAACCTGCACCCGTCGATCCTGGAGTCGGCCGCCATCGGCGTGCCCTCCGAGCTGGGCGACGAGGACGTCAAGCTGGCGGTCGTGCTCCAGCCGGGAGCGGCGCTGGAGCCCGCGGAACTGGTGGCGTTCTGCGCGGAGCGGCTGCCGCGCTCGATGGTCCCGCGCTACATCGAGTTCATCGACGCCCTGCCGCGCACGCCCACCGACAAGGTCGCCAAGTACCGGCTGCGGGCCGAGGGCGACCACGGCCTCACCCCCGGCACCTGGGACCGGGAGGAGACGCCGTGA